TCAGAGAATCATCATTGTTACTAGATCAAAGTTGGATAAGAACAATTATTTATCAGCACAAAAGGCAGTTACCTGCAGCTTTAACCGTGCTTTGTAGCTGGCCTCCAAAAATAGCACTTAGTTCGGAGGGAACAAAACTCTGTGTTCTCATAATTGCAGATTTGTTCTTCCTTCCCACGGTCTCCCAGGCATCatcatcagaagaagaaacaaccATACCTTCCTTTGAATTTAAACCATTGCCGTTAAGCTTCAACAGTTCATCATGCATTCTATCCATGGCAAAACTTAAAAACTCTTGCGCATCTTCTTGCCTGCAGAAATGCATAGCATCATAAACGGAACATGAATTTTCATTGCAAGGTTAATAAAAGCATAATACTGATATCTAAAGTAATACAAAGCTGACGGAGAGCATTGCTTATAACTTCAATGATAAATTGGTTTCCTGTAAAGGACAAACGACATATAGACATATATGATAGAACTAACAGGATCAGCTAAATATGCACCAACATCCATGTCTCACTAGACTTATGCTAAAGAAATAGGCACGAacatgaaaaaagagagattgCCATCATCAACCAGTACTCAGAACAGTCAAATAATCAGCATTCACAGTTTCGTGAATTTTGGTTCAAAAACTAGTAATAACAAAGAACAGCATCAACAAGAACTTGCCTTGGTCGAGCAAATGTTCCTGCCGGCACATCTGGAGTAAAATTTCTCAGAACTTGATCAAACATGGCAGGATTAACTGCTTTTCCAGATACCATAATAACCTTCTCATTTTTATTCATAGCGGACCCATCAAGTACATCCAATTGAGATATCAGCTCAACAAACGCATATAAAGTAGGGTAGCCAGCCTAAGATGAAGTGGTAGTCAGAACAAAACTAATGGAATAAGCACAGACAGAACATGAAACTGAGCAGTACCTTGGGTATATTCCGAGTCCTCAGGTCCTGTAAAAGCTGAACAAAAGGCGAGCATGAAAGAAAAGCCTGCAAGGTCGCATTCAGAAAGCATATATTTCCTGTATTCTTCAAACCATGAGGAAGCAATGGTTTGTTCTGAAAGGTTTCCTTATTTAAGCTTGTGACGGACTCGTCTGCTGAAGCTGCAATAATAGGTGCATCAACACTAGTGCTTCCATTCTCAGTTACTACCATAGCTGAACTGCTGCTTTGTGTGTCTTTTATTCCATCAAGGGTCACCTCTGGCCTTTCAAGTGGTGTCGAACTGCTAACATTATTGACAGGCACACCAGAGGAAACCACAGTTTCAGTCTTCTTAGCCTTATTGACAGGCCCAGCTTTAGGAACCGTAGCTTCAGTCTTCTTTGCATTGTTGACAGGCCCAGCTGAAGGAACCATAGCTCCAGTTTTCTTTACATTGTTGACAGGCCCAGCTGAAGGAACCGTAGTTCCAGTCTTCTTCATATTGTTGACAGGCCCAACTGAAGGAACCGTAGCTCCAGTCTGTGTTACATTGTTGACAGGCTCAGCAGAAGTAGCCGTAGCTTCAGTCTTCTTTACATTGTTGACAGGCCCAGCTGAAGCAATACTAGCTTCAGCCTTCTTCGCATTCTTGAGAACACCATTATTAGCAGAAACATTGGCAGGGGGAGATCCATTGAACAGCACGGGCCCACCATTTGGTAAGCTAGATGTTACGGTTTCCTTTTTATCACTGCATGTGTCACCCTTTGCAACTTTGTTCTGGCCATAGGTTGATTTTGGAGGATGAACAGTGCCTTTAGCAACAGGGTTTGATACTTTCTCTAAGCTGAGGGCAGAAAAATTCAGCGATCCAAACTGGATCTCAGGTATTTCCAATTCCTTCTCCACACTTTCAGTATTACTAGTACCAGGCTGCCCCTGGAACAACTTGGTCTCGTCCTCCGTGAAGGACCCAAACAAAACAACCTGCATTACAAAGAAAAACTATGATGAGAACAAAGGAACGCCTGTAAAACTTTGAACGTTAACACAGCTGGTGGCGCATCCAAACCGCAACTGCATCAAGATATATCTGTATCAGGATTgctcacacacacacgcacaaaatGATAACTGTATTGGTAACCTTTTCCATATAAATTCCAGGAGGGACCATCTGGGTTTAAGGAAATTTTAAGCTGCAGCTCTAAGTCCAGTTTGATCCCTCACACTGCTACCCATACCTTCCGGGGAACAACATCTTAAGCTGTTAAGCACAGGCCACCTACTCAAGCCCTACTACTAGTTCTATGGCATCTAGTGGCCGCAAGTACGCTTCGCAGCTCACACGCAGTCAGTCAGTAGCATTACATCAGCATGGAAGCTAGCTAGTACACTCCAAAGCCGCATcgacccacccacccaccccacAACCATCAACCGCCCCAGCAGGCTTCAATGCGCCGCAGAACAGCAGCAGAATCACGCGGATGAATCGATCAGTCAATGTCAATCAAACGAGAGTGTGGCGGGTTgagactgctgctgctaccttGTCGGCGCCGCTCATCTCCGCTGCGGTGGAGATACAGGGGTTGTTGTtgcgctgcggcggcggcggcgggcaggaGACATCAAAAGGCCGAgccggggcggcggggctgggggttgccggcggccgcgctGCCCACCCTGCCGGCCACagggacggcgcggcgcgggagaggagggggagcTGGGTCTGATCGCCGGGGCGCGGgttcggccggcggcggaggcgagggcgTAGGGTTTGGATTCGGCGTGGTTTAggcgtcggggaggagagagagagagaaggggtgGGGGGGttgggatttgggaaggaaggaggcgtgcgtgcgtgtgtctATCGGTCTCTGCGGGCGGGCGACTTTCTGGTGGGCCGGGCTGAGGTGTTTTTACTTGGACTCGTTGCGGGCCGTGCCGTGCGGTTTTTATCCGTGCTATTCGAATTCTTTTTCTTATGGTAATGGTAATTTATATTCTGTTGAAAAAACATTTATCGTGTGACATGGAAATTCAACGGTTGATATGGCGCAGCAACATTCTACACAGAAACAATAACGTTGTAGCGAAGTAGTACTACtatgtctttttttctttttttttagaagagtACATTTTTGGTCCTCAATTGCACTGGAGTTTACAACTGGTTTTTGGTCAGTCCCTCGCTTGGTATATAGTTTTCGTCGGTCTTCCCGATCCAGTCGGTTTTGATGACTCCATGTGATGCGGTACTGCTTAGaactttgccacgtaggatgcCACGCTGGCGCATGGTTGTTTTCATACCAACTGTACCGCCGCGGTGCCGGTCAGGCCGACCATGTCACGAACCGTGACGTACCTGGGCCACTTGACACTAGCGACGCCCAGCCCAGAAGGAGCACCCGTCCCAGAAAGGGCATCATCCGAGATTTATGAAGCCCAAGCCCTTTTCGGTGACGTCTTTGACTAGCTACTTAGCCGTCTTCGTCCAAGATTTGCGTGTTGTCGATGAACGGAACTCTCTCAAGCACAAGCATGCTCTCATGTaattctctcctcctcccccgaaTTCATCCTTCTTCTCAGTGAATTCGTGTATCTCATCTATATACCGTCAGCGTACAACAGAAGTGGCAACACGGCGGACGCGTATGTTGACAACTCGTCGAGGAAGCCATGCGCGCCGCGTCGCTCGTTGACTCCAGGGAAGCCTATGGTTACGATTCgacgggagagagaggggtagagatagagagagattAGACATACTAActccgatcttaaattcttgttgtggttCTACTTCTATTTGAActagaatttaggatcaaagGGAGTGGAACTTACCTCCCGCTGGTATAAAAACGGCAAGTTACTAGTGTAGCATCCTACGTGGCAATGTTAGGCAAAACCGCGCCACGTGGAGTCAAACCACTTCATGCCGATTGGATTAGGAGGAACGGACCAAAACTATCTGATTTTGTCAATTGAGAAACTAAATGTTTATGAATTATGAATACGAGTTTAGTGGCTACTTTTTAAACCTTCTGTGTCAATTGAGTGATCAAAAAGATACTTTTCTCGCAACTTCTTTTGTCGTGGCTATAGTTTCATAGCTTAAGTTCTGGGTCTTTCATTTCCGACGGAAATCGTAGTACTAAGTTTATTTTCTTGAGAGGAAGTACTTTTGAAAGGGGATTTTGCGAGGAACTACTAGTTAGTTATAGATGTATTGTGCTCTcgtctaaaaaaaaggtaaagaTGCATTGTGCTCGCTAATATGCATGTCTGGCCCAACCCTCCTTTTCTCTCTCATCAGGCACGCCTAAACTGCCGTGTGTCAACGGATCTTAGGGTGGGTTTAGTTGGCGCCCAAACTTGCCGTGCAAAATATTTGGTCTTCGCTTGGTTGGTTGTCAAAAATTGGTTTCCTACGAAACTGACTCCCTTGCCTCACAATCTTTCACAacttttgccaaaatttggcCAACATGGGCCAAGAAACCTCTAACTAGATTTTTGGTTAGCCAATTGTCAGTAAGAATTGGTAAGCTATGAATTGGCATGAACAAAAGACAACCTTAGCTCCCTCTTCGCTGAGCCATCAGGCCGTCCATATACAATGACTTCCATTGAATTTTGCCTGCGTTTGTTCCGCAATGTGTTATTCTCAGCAGCTAAAGTAGTAATTAGTTGGTAATAGTCATGACCCATGAGTTAAAAATTTAGAAATTTATTACATATGCTGAGAACTCACAGAGAACATTGAAGTTTGAGCTCTAAATCCTAGATCCTCTGAATACATGTTTCCTCATGGACCTCTAATCTGTCTcccaggaaaacaaaaaaaatccgcCAACCAGAATAGCAACACACTCCATGGACACCATGTAGAACACCCAACGTTGTTCAGGTCCGAGGTTGATATACATCTTAACCATGAAATTAGTTACCGAAATCAGCATCGCAATACCAAGTAGAATACATATCGTCACATTGACCTGCATGACAAAAATGGCAAACATGGCAAAAATGTTATCAAGGTAGCAATGAAATAAACAGATACACAGCGTGTCAACTACTATAACAGGCATACTTTAAAATAAGTGGGCATACGACACTTGGCATCAACCTAAACACATCGAACTCACAATCGTTATGTAAAGTACTACTCAACATATGGCTCGTGAATAAAACATTGCTACCTTGATAAACACATCGAACTAACAATAGTTTTATTCATCAAAATCTGATACAATCACGTGAAGCTTCTCCTTCCCTTGGAACGGTCAACCGAACAACCAgcgaacaagaagaagagatagGTCATTCAAGATTAAAAATCTTACACAATTGCCTGGTGAGGGAGTTCGGCGGCGACGTCTCGCAGGCACACCCACCTTCACCTGCCCCGTGTCGTAGCCGCTGCTCCTGCTCAGGCACCTCCGAAAGGCTTCAGCATTCTGAAGTACAAGTACCAACATATCAACAATACCAACCAAAAGGAAAATGCAAACTGTTGACAATATGAACATTATGCAGGGTTATAACTGTTTGAAAATGAATTCCACACAAGACTGCATAAATTCTTAGAGCAAATCTAATGCTTATTCCGCCATAATCCAACTACATTACAATATTGTTTTCAATTGTTCACACAACACTGAACATAGATGATGAACAAAGCAAACGCAAGAAAAATTGCAAGTACAAGCCTCCAAAGTGCATCACCGAAGAACTAGATAAAAGATCCTTATTAGCATTACCTTGGATTTCCGTACCTGCTTCACTTGACCTGCAAATCAACAAAAGGAAGATTAAAACAAACCGTGTGCAGCCAAGAGGGGATTAGGGTTCAGAAATTCCAAATCCTGGGTTTCCAATAAATGGTGAAAAGTGGGGAGGCAAGCACAGGATAAAGAGGGGAGGGAATTTTTGACAGGCACTCCTGGGGAAACCACGGCTTCAGTCTTCTTAGCATTATTGACAGGCCCAGCTAAAGGGACCATAGCTTCAGTTTTCTCTACATTGTTGACAGGAATTGTAACTCCAGTCTTCTTTACATTGTTGACAGGCCCAGTTGAACCAACCATAGCTCCAGTCTTCTTACTGTTGACAGGCCCAGCTGAAGGAACCGTAGCTCCAGTCTGTGTTACATTGTTGACAGGCTCGGCTGAAATAGCCGTAGCTTCAGTCTTCTTTACATTGTTGACAGGCCCAGCTGAAGCAACACTAGCTTCGGCCTTCTTTACTTTCTTGAGAACAGCATTATTAGAAGAAACATTGGCAGGGGGAGATCCATTGAACAGCACAGGCCCACCATGTGTCACCCTTTGCAACTTTGTTCTGGCCATAGGTTGATTTTGGAGGATGAACAGCGCCTTCAGTAACAGGATTCAATACTTCCTCTAAGCTGAGGACAGAAAACTTCAGCGACCCAAACTGGATCACAGGTAATTCACGTGCTTTCTCCACGCTTTCAGTATTACTTATACCAGGCTGCCCCTGGAACAACTTGGTCTCGTCCTCCGTGAAGGACCCAAACAAAACAACCTGCAGTACAAGATAAACTATGATGAGAACAAAGAACTTTAAGTAATAGCATAGCTTGTGGTACAACCAAACAGCAGCTGCATCAAGATATCCttgtcccccccccccccccaccccaacAACACACAAACAGAACTGCAGAGGCACAGACTCTAAATCCTTTCTATACAAATTTTAAGGAGGGAggcgtctttttttttccatccgCCTATCAACATGACGGCCGCACTCCATTCAAAAGACATAAACGGAGCACAAAGTGTTACAGTAATGTAAAAAGCAGAAATAAGACTAGAAACTACAGGTCTCTTAGAAAGCAGTAAAAGGAGAACGAGAAAATAACCCCCTCAGCTGAACCAATCAGCCGACCCCGCGCCACGCGCCCCAAACATTCCAGCGAAGTTTCGCAAACATTCATTCATCAATATACATCACACGAATAAAACGTCAGAAGATTTGCTAGCACATCCCAGTGCCTCGCCAGTCTTGAACATCAACACAGCCTTCTTAACATCACAGAACTGTATAAGCACAGACTCTAGATCCTTTCTATACAAATTTTAAGGAGGGGGGCGTCTGGGTTTAAGAAAATATCAAGCTTCAGCTCTAAATCCAATTTGATACCCTTGTACTCAGCATACCTTCCTTCCAAGCAACAACAGCATAAGTACAGACCACCAATCCAACCCCCAAAATTCCTTCCGGACCCTACTACCGGTGCTATGTAATCTAGTAGCCACAAGTAGGCTTCACAGCTTGctcacgcacgcacgcagtCAGTAGCATACATCAGCATGGCTGCTAGCTACTACGCCCTCCCCAACCATCAACACCCCACCATGCTTCTGCGCcgcagcacagcagcagcagcagaagcagcgaCAGGAACCAGAATCACGCGGATGAATCAATTCAGTGAATGTCAAACGAGAGGGGGCGGATGGATACTGCTACTACCTTGTCGGTGCCGCTCATCTCCGCTGCGGTGGAGAGACGTCGGGCTGCGCGGGGGTTGTTGAGCTGGGGAAAAAGGGACGGCgcgtggcggcgcgcgtgaggaggaggggggcgcTGGGTTTGATCGCCGGGACGCGGGTTcgaccggcggcggaggctaGGCCGGAGGGTTTGGATTCGGCGTGGTTTAGAAGTGGGAAGGGGGTTTTGGGATTtggggaggaagggggagtgcGTGAGTGTGTGCCTGGGTGTGTATCTGTCTATTTTATATTTTATCGGTCTATTTTTTTAAGTTAACTGTACGAGAAGTCCTTTTATTGGGTGAGATTTCAGTTTAGTTATATATAAATTGGACTTGGTGGTGATTGCCACGGACGCCGTACGTTAACTTCATTAAATTTACATGAGTATGCCACCGTGCCTCCTCCTGTACGTCCCGATGCGAAACCCCCTCCCTtcgtgtaaaaaaaacatcactCTTGTCTTCCTGACCagcgctcgccgcctcctccgaccgctgcttctcctccctccgccgcaagcCTCGCGTCTCGTTCTGCACGCCGCGGccggcttcctcctctgcgagcgccgtctccgccgacAAAGATCTATGGACGTCCGTCTTCCTCCACTGCGCATGCCGTCATGGAGACTGGATCCGCCGTCGCCATGGATAATAAACGGTTTGAGAGAGAGTCGATGAACCAGTCCATCGTGAAGATGAGGTGGACGAGCTGTggagatgagagagaggcGACAAGGCGACGTGTCTCTGAAGTCGCTCACGCACGCGAAAGTCAACCATGGCCGCCGAGGCAGCAACAGCAGAAGAGACGCCGcatgaagcggcggcggccctcgcGAGCTCGCTGCAGCCGCacatggccttggccttctttgcGTTGTTTGCGTGCACCGTGGCAAAATCGGCAGAATCGGAGTGTCGCCCCTCTTCCATGACCACGCCCCATTCCCTCTTCCCCAACCACGGCGTGCCCCGGTTGTCCTGTCTCTAGAGGCGAAGCACCGCAGCTAACGAGGCGCAGTCCGGCGAAATCCAGGCAGAGACAAGGAGATGTGGGGTCAGTGAGGACAGAACGATCCACTGACTTGTGCTTCACCTCTCGTGAGCTCCTCATTACCACTTTTAAAAACTTAAGTTAAcatgttttttaattttttttcttcgtaACAACGCACGGCGCTttttgatatatatatatatatatatatatatgaaaccGCATATTTGATTCCTAATTTTACTTGAACCGTTCACCGGAGGTCCCGGTCTGGTTTAAGCGCCGCTGACTGTCCCACGTGTCTCGTTGACAACGGACACATCGACAACTGGGTCCAACAAAGAGTAACCGTTGGCCTGAAGTTTTAGCAGAAAGCACCCTGACTTTTGTAGAAAGAGGTGGCGCTTCTCGCAGTCGAACTCCCCCCTCCGCTCGTGTTGTTCTTCGCCACGAGGAACCACCGCTGCAGGAGCGACGACGACAGGGCGGGAGCGGGCGTGCTGGGCTTTTTATTAGGACGGGCGCGGGTAGTGGACGGGAACTTGGCCGGAGTCGTCGAGGGCACCGGGGGAGGGCAGCCTAGGATGCTGGGGTCAGATTTCTCAGAGGCCTGCGAGGCTGCGACTGCGGTAGCTGCGCGTAGGAGCTGTGGCTGTGGACAAGGGTTTGGCCAGGGTCTTCGGCAGCGCATGCTAGAGCTTGCTGCCGAGGTGAACACTGCCCAAGCATGAGCAGCCAAGCAAGCACCTCCCGGCCTAAAGAATCTTGCGGCTAGGTAAATTAGGAGAGGGCCACAAAATTAGAAGAGATAATTTTTTAGGAGGCTTTTTGTGATAATATTACCTACGTGGCAGTGGAAATCAAATTAGGACCTCGCGTGAGCGGTACAAGTAAAATTAGAACCCAATCATGCAGTTTCATAAATATAAGACTAAACTGACACCTCACCAATAATAGTAGGACTTCCCGTGCATTTAACTCTTTTAGggggattttttttgagggggtgTGTCTATCGGTCTCTATGCGGGCGGGCGAGTTGTGGATTTGGTGGGCTGGACTGAGGGGTTTATGGCATGGgttattcaaaatatttttatcAGGTTTTTTTATCGGGTGTTCTGCTCGGCCTATTcgacatcttttttttctttatatattgtaatttatttatttttcaattttttatttatcggGTGACATGGAAGTTCAACGGTTTAGATGGTGCATCGAAACACTGTACACAGAAACATTTCAGCAAAGTATTATTCATCTACCTATCGTAGTATGTTTTTAGAAGTATATTTTGATTGCATGGAAGTTTATAAATGGTTCGTGAACACGTCTTAGTATACTCCTTTTCTGATCAATCAGGCCATTTAACGGGATTTTTGCCCAATGCCACACTTGCGGCTGGACGATTTTATACTGCGGGGACAGGTCGGCAAGTACGGAAGATCCTGCCCCTGCCGCACGGCGGTGTTCGTGGGCAACATCCTATACTAGACCAAGTTGAAGGAGCTTCACGACGCCTGCGAGGAGATCGACCCCGTGGCGAATCACATGAAGGCTTTgccacacacatacacacgaCAATGGCAAAACTCACCAAGCCCTGGTGCATGTTTATCTTTACATATGCTGAGAACTCAGGGAGAACACCATATAAGTTTGAGGTCTAAATCCTCCATCATCCGAATACATGTCAAATCGGGAAACATGACTTCTATTCTGTCTCCCACAAAAACAAATATCCGCCAACCCAAACAGCAACACACTCCATGCACACCATGTAGAAGACCGAAGGATGTTCAGGTCCGAGATTGATATACATCTTAACCATGAAATTAGTTACAGAAATCAACATCGCAATACCAAGTAAAATACGAATCGTCACATTAACCTGCATGGCAAAAATGACAAAACTGTTGAAATAAACAGATACATAGCCTGTCAACTACTATAACAGGCATACTttaaagagtaaaatgcaccagaggtcctaattctttcgcaaaggtgtcaagttagtctTAAATCTTTTGAAATGCACATTTAGGTCACAATAGTATCTTAAGTGGTTCATCACAGGTCTTTCTGGTGTATGCGCCCCTCTGACCGTATGACGTGGCTATTTGACTAATGCCACCTAAGATCGGACTCACACGCCATGTATACATGGATTCAAAACTTACAAAAAAAACCTTCAACTAAGGTTCTTCCATTTCGTGGGCCCTAGCAGGACATCCGGCGGGAGGGTTTTCTGTAAAGTTTCACCCTGTCAACTACTATAATAGGCATACTTTAAAATAAGTAGGCATACGACACTTGGCATCAACCCAAACACAGTGAACTCACAATGGTTATGTGAAGTACTACTCATCATATGGCTCGTGAATAAAACACTAGtacagtgcccgtgcgttgccatgGTCTTTTAAACATGTGCACGCGAAAATTTatgtttatacaaaacataacaatataattgaacattcaatcaaaatgatcTCGGGGCCGATGCTAGCAGCCGCATCCACGGACATGGCACCCAGTCcacgccgctcgccggccgtGGCTGGCGTCAGAGCACGCGGTGGCGCAGCGCACGAGGAACCGTGCGGCGGTGTATAGCGCCGATCAACCCTGGACCCCTTTGCTCATCTCTTGCACGATGATCTaatccggcgccgacgcgtaTCGAGAGCGGTCACCACAGGGAGGTGTTGCGCGGGTAGATgagtcggcggtggcggcccggGAAGGCAGCGCTGTGGGAATATGAAAAGGAAGGTTCGATGGAGTGTAAGGAGACACGGAAAATCAGAACATGCACGGAAATTGATGcacggcggacgacgacgaaggaaaccttcctgcttttattattattagggagggatagatagatagattgCTACCTTGATGAACACATCCAACTAACAATAGTTTTATTCATGAGCCATGTGTTGAGTGTCAGTTAATGCATCATGTATCGAACTAGCGAAAAAAAGAGACTTTTAAATCAGCATCCACATTCGTTCGATATAGTCATTAGTTTGGTAAAGCTAGTGTCTTATTACCTCTAACCAAGTATAACAATCCCCTCCAATTGTTTAAGGTATAAAAGGATTATTTGCACTGAATGCCAATTgtaatttcaaaaaaaaaggaaacgatGATATTTTATCGAA
This is a stretch of genomic DNA from Brachypodium distachyon strain Bd21 chromosome 1, Brachypodium_distachyon_v3.0, whole genome shotgun sequence. It encodes these proteins:
- the LOC100823958 gene encoding LOW QUALITY PROTEIN: ubiquitin carboxyl-terminal hydrolase 24 (The sequence of the model RefSeq protein was modified relative to this genomic sequence to represent the inferred CDS: inserted 2 bases in 1 codon), whose protein sequence is MSGTDKVVLFGSFTEDETKLFQGQPGISNTESVEKARELPVIQFGSLKFSVLSLEEVLNPVTEGAVHPPKSTYGQNKVAKGDXHGGPVLFNGSPPANVSSNNAVLKKVKKAEASVASAGPVNNVKKTEATAISAEPVNNVTQTGATVPSAGPVNSKKTGAMVGSTGPVNNVKKTGVTIPVNNVEKTEAMVPLAGPVNNAKKTEAVVSPGVPVNNAKKAEASIASAGPVNNVKKTEATATSAEPVNNVTQTGATVPSVGPVNNMKKTGTTVPSAGPVNNVKKTGAMVPSAGPVNNAKKTEATVPKAGPVNKAKKTETVVSSGVPVNNVSSSTPLERPEVTLDGIKDTQSSSSAMVVTENGSTSVDAPIIAASADESVTSLNKETFQNKPLLPHGLKNTGNICFLNATLQAFLSCSPFVQLLQDLRTRNIPKAGYPTLYAFVELISQLDVLDGSAMNKNEKVIMVSGKAVNPAMFDQVLRNFTPDVPAGTFARPRQEDAQEFLSFAMDRMHDELLKLNGNGLNSKEGMVVSSSDDDAWETVGRKNKSAIMRTQSFVPSELSAIFGGQLQSTVKAAGKKPSATVQPFLLLHLDICPDAVQTLDDALHMFSSPESLEGYRTAAGKAGVVTARKLVKIHTLSKIMILHLKRFSYGNFGCNKLYKPLHFPLELVLNRDLLSSPSSEGRRYELVATITHHGTGPSRGHYTADAKHADGQWLRFDDNNVSPVNVNQVLHDQAYVLFYKQI
- the LOC112269886 gene encoding uncharacterized protein LOC112269886 — its product is MRAETENGEARRCLSRSSGYEAGQVKVDVPARRRHQNPAPGNCVNVTIRILLGIAMLISVTNFMVKMYINLGPEHPSVFYMVCMECVAVWVGGYLFLWETE